The DNA segment tcctgcccctccagcctcctGCCACGGACCGAGGTTGGGGCCTGGCTGCTAAGCTAGTAGGGGCTCCTGGCCCCCAAGAGGACTTTCCAGCTGTCCTGAGCCAGATGCCCACATTCCTGTCTGCCCTCAAACACAGCACATGGAGGGCACTGGAGGGGCAGGCCATGACCCAGCCCCgagacaccccacccccagggccccaAGGCCTACAACCAGGCCATGGACCCAAGACCAGGGATCTGGCAGCGGAGGGCTGGGGCGTGCCAGAGGAAGCATGCCCCCTCCCAGGGGGCCCTACCTAGCACAGCAGGGCCTAGAGCCCTCCCTGGCAAGCCCCAGGGTCAGATGGAGGTTCCGGGACTGAGCCCTAAAAGAGGTCAGTGAAGTCAGCCCATTACTTCCCGCTGCTCCTGGGCAGGGCTTGGGGTCAACAGTCAACCCGAGGCTCTCCAGAGCTGTGTGGCCCAGCCAGAGGCTCAGGCCACCCCAGAGCCCAGCTATGAAACCAGAAGAGACCAGGCCCAGGATAACGGCCCCATCTCCCAAGCTCTCCCACTCCCTGGAACCCTGCTCAGGCTGAGTATCACTGCAAGGACCCAGGGCCACTTAGAGGGCTCCAGACCCTTCCCAAGGCCCCAGGGAGCTTTTCAAACACCACAGTTCGGGCTGAAGAGAATACAGCAACAAGCTTCCACTGAAGTAGGTCCCAGAGTCAGCTACTTAAAAACCTTGATCTTTTCCATTCGACAGAACACTGCTTCCCTTTGTGTCTGTGAGGGCTGTACCTGGGAGCTCCTGAAGGCAGGAGAGATGAGAGAAAAGGATGCAGCTGGGCCCAGGGTATGCCTGTGGGAGCCTCGCCCTGCACTGGCCCCTTGCTCACACTGGGGGGCCAGCCTGTGTCCTTGGGGGCCTGTCTGAGCCTGGGGCCCGAACGCTGTGACCACCCCAGCTCACAGCGCTCGAAGCTGATTGGCGGTCACGACGGCCCACCCCGGCCCCCCATGCCTCTGCTCTCACATCCTCAGCCACGGAGGCTCAGCTGGAGACAGCACATTCCAGGGGACTGCAGCGAAGTGGCTAATGACCTCTGATTAGggtggcagagacagggggaaagACCAGACGGACCGGGAGGCAGGTGCAGTCAGGCGCCACAACCTGGCCCTGGCCCCCTGCCCCCGGTGGGCTCCAAGGGGCTGGCCTGGTTCGTCCTTGTCCTCGTGTCCCCACCTCTCATCTGTCATCCCGTCTGTCACTCTCTGCAGGCTCTGGGTCTCCATCTCTGTCATCGCCGCCCCCAGAGCAGCTCTGGGTATGTGAGACCTGCCCCCTCCCGGACCAGGCTGGGCGGGGGACTGGCTGGTGTGGAAGGACCTGCGGGAGAGCTCCTGGATGCAGTGAGGCCCCGGGCCCGGCTGAGtctggctgggtgctggccacgATCCCTCAGTATCCCCTCCCACTGTGCCCTCGGCAGCCCCGTCAGCCCACAGGCTGTTACTCCTCTATAAACTGGTGCCCATGGCCAAGCCAAGCTTGGCCAGCCTGGTACGGGACCTCGGTCATGGGAAGTGGGGGACGGTGTGTCCTCCCAAGCCTCTGCCTCCCCTGtgtgcccctcctctcccagcctcctcacTGGAGACCCCAGGAAGGCACCcgcgccccacccccacaagcTACCAGAGTATCCCCACTCAGACCAGGCCGGTGCCTGCAGCTGAAGCAGAGACACCCCCCActcagccccccagcccctgacgCCAGCCTGGGACGAccagggagagaggtggggtgggTCATCGGCCAAGCCCTGGGCTGCACGGGCTGGCGCCAGTCTGGCACCACTGCTCTCCCGCCTCATTACCCAGCAGGCTGCAGGGAGGGTCCCTCCCatgctccgccccccccccacgcgctgcccccccccccacaggggtCAGGGTCCCCAGGGGGAGAAGCTGAACAATGGCCCTTGGGCTCCAACCTCTACCTGCCCCGTCCCTCCGTCTACAGGGTGAAAgaggcccttccctgctcagcctTGGAAATGGGGCTTCAGGCCCTGCTGCTGCGGACCCgagccccacctccagcccccaggCTTCTGTGGAGGGGTCAGGGGCCTCACCTCAGCCCTCCAGGTGGGGCCGCCTGCCGAGGACCCGGGTGCCAACCAGAGATAGTATCTCAGCAGCTCTGCGGAGGCCCAGACATCCCAAGATCAATTTACATTCTTTGGTCTGGGTTTGCTGGAGCCAAGACGGGGTAGGGGTAGAGGGCCCCAAACCCACAGGACGGGCGGGCATGGCCTTGGCCGCCCCACCTGGGGTTTGCATCCACTTAACGTGGCAGCCACCAAGGAGAAGCGGGGAGTCAGCGAGGTGCCCTGCCAGCCTGGGCCTGGACCACCCTGGGCCCCGCCCTGCAAACGCAGGCGCACTCGGCACCCCAGCGTGGGCAGGAACGCCCTCTGGGCTCACGTGTGGGGTTTGGTGACCTGCACACGCACGTGCAATCTTGTGTGCAGCCCACACCCGTGGGCTCCCCGCACCTGCCCCACAGGACAAGGCCCTCCCAAGGGCTCCCCACCTTGCGCTCCGCACCCCAGACAGGCACAGCACGCGGCATCTGGCCACCATCTGACCAACTTCTGATGCTGAACGGGTCTGGGCCCCTGGCCCTTCACGTGTCCACAGACCGCTGCCTCCAAGGCTGGACATGAGGCCACACGTCCTTCCAGGGCCAcacctgcgcccccccccccccccgccccatgacTACAAAGTGACCAGGTGACAGGGAGGGCTGAGAGCTCTTTATTGCTGTCACCACAGGTTTTACAGAGgacagtggggggtgggtggggggcccTGTCTGGCCCTCACGTGCCCAGGAGCAGGCCAGAGAAGCTGGAGCCACTCTGGATCGTGAGGGCTGTCCCAGAGCCGTTGTCCACAAAGATGGAGGCGTACTGTCCGGCCTGCAGACATCCCACAGTGGATGTCACCACCCACGACGCCCGCCTGCCCGAGGGAGCGCGTGGAGGGATGAAGCTCAAGCCCCAGCACACAGCACCCACCCCAGGGGTCATCTGGCCGATGCTCCGGGCCTCGgatccaccccccccaccccccaccccccccacccccggtgcaGCCCCCTGGCCTCACCTGCAAGTGCAGCAGACCCTGGACTTGCATGGTGAAGACCCTGCCTCGGCTCTCCAGGCCCGAGATGGCCTCCAGGGACCTGGACAGGGCGCGCAGGACAGGGGTGAGGGCACAGCTGACTGCGGGGCCAGGACCCCACCCCCATACACAGTGCGGTCGACACTGGGGCACCACCCCCCGCGACCGCCCAGCATTCAGGGTGCCCCCTAGGAAGGCCCACTCACATGTGTCGATGACACAGGGACTCAATGCAGACGAGCGCCCGCACTGTGTCCCGAGCCCGCAGCCGTGCCCTGCCCTGCGGCTCCCTGTGGTCTGTGGAGACAGGGCCTGGCCTGCAACAGCCCTCAGGGAGGACGGagcagagaggggcggggggctgggaCTGGGGGCCTTCAGGACGCACTGCCAGATGTAGCCCCGGGAGCggctgagggctgggggagggtggccCTGAGTGAGACCCCCAGGGAGGTGGGGTTGTGGCAAAGGACCCGGGCCTGGGGGCCGGCCCCACTCACCCACGTGCAGGCTGGCAGAAAACTGGAAGATGGCGGTCACTGGGGCTGTGAACCGGCCCGAGGCCAGGCTCAAGCCGGACCCCCGCAGGAAGGCGCCCTGGGCAGTGGGCTGGAGGGATAGCAGGTGAACAGCCAGCTGCAGCGCCTGGGCCCTCATCTTGCACATCCAGCCTGGGGGAGGCGCCTGTGACCAACAGCCAccaccccaagcaggccccaggtggGCAAGGTGGGGGGTGACCTACGCGTCTATGCCCCTCTGGGCCCCTGGGCACAGGCTCCGGGCCCCAAGGGATGGATGAACCCTCAAGAGCCCCCACCTGGAAAGGTATCCCTGCCTCCCGGCCACCTTGGATCCCACCCAGTCATGGCACACGAGACCTGCTGACCCTGACCTAGGTCACCTCCCCCTGCATGTATGTGCTGGGTGGCTGTCCCAGGCTGGCTGTGagcaccgcccccaccccccccccccagtggtgGGGAGCCCACCCAGCACCACGCACCCCGCTGGCCCGTGCTGGTACATGAGGAAGGCCTACAGCAGATGCCCCAAGAGGACCGGGGCCCCCCCCGAGCCCCCGAGCCCACTCACAGCCTGGAAGCCACGCAGCTCCAGCAGTGTCCTCTCGTCCACCACTGTAGGGCCCTTCAGTCCACAGTGGAAGGCCTCAGCCACCAGCCACCTGCCTGTCCCTTCAGGCAGCAAGGGGCTCAGCAGCCCCAAGAACCGGCGCTCAGTGGCCTCTGCGGGGGAAAAGGGTGAGGCAGCACCTCGGGGTCAGTGTGGGGTCACCCCCGGGGCCCCAGGCGGGAAGAGTCAGGGACAGGGGCCTCACCTTTCAGCATCTCCTGAAACTCTCGCAACAGGGCCTCCTGGTTGACTGCTGCACCGGGGGCGCCGGGGGGCCCAGGGGGCCCAGGAGGCCCTGGGGGGCCAGAGAGGCTTCGCTGCGGGGAGGCAGGAGAAAAGTGAGGGTCCTAGTTGGAGCCACAGCCACCCCTGCCCTGGGTTCAGACCCCGGGGCTCACCGACTTCTTGTCCCGGCCCCGGCACCGTCTCTTCGAGGCCCCATCATCTGGCCGCCGGACAAAGTTCAGCCATGTCATGTGGGCATCTGAGAACTCAGGCCCCAAGGCCTCAGGCGGCTGCAGGGCCAGGGAACAGGGCTAGTGTGCTGGCCACCGGGCCCTAATGAGTCCTGCCCTACTGCCCCCAGCGGACAGCAGGGAACCTCAGGGCCCAGGCCACCTTGGGCAGGACTCAGGGTACACACAAGAAAAGTGGCAACGGGGCACCGCGGGCCACCCCTGGGGACCCAGACCAGGATGAGAC comes from the Acinonyx jubatus isolate Ajub_Pintada_27869175 chromosome C1, VMU_Ajub_asm_v1.0, whole genome shotgun sequence genome and includes:
- the C1QTNF12 gene encoding adipolin isoform X3, coding for MHWARAAAALLWLQLVLLGGIGARREPKRPRQPGQRTEHPTATASNSEGLPGSPKPPEALGPEFSDAHMTWLNFVRRPDDGASKRRCRGRDKKSRSLSGPPGPPGPPGPPGAPGAAVNQEALLREFQEMLKEATERRFLGLLSPLLPEGTGRWLVAEAFHCGLKGPTVVDERTLLELRGFQAAPPPGWMCKMRAQALQLAVHLLSLQPTAQGAFLRGSGLSLASGRFTAPVTAIFQFSASLHVDHREPQGRARLRARDTVRALVCIESLCHRHMSLEAISGLESRGRVFTMQVQGLLHLQAGQYASIFVDNGSGTALTIQSGSSFSGLLLGT
- the C1QTNF12 gene encoding adipolin isoform X1; the protein is MHWARAAAALLWLQLVLLGGIGARREPKRPRQPGQRTEHPTATASNSEGLPGSPKPPEALGPEFSDAHMTWLNFVRRPDDGASKRRCRGRDKKSRSLSGPPGPPGPPGPPGAPGAAVNQEALLREFQEMLKEATERRFLGLLSPLLPEGTGRWLVAEAFHCGLKGPTVVDERTLLELRGFQAAPPPGWMCKMRAQALQLAVHLLSLQPTAQGAFLRGSGLSLASGRFTAPVTAIFQFSASLHVDHREPQGRARLRARDTVRALVCIESLCHRHMSLEAISGLESRGRVFTMQVQGLLHLQAGVVGGDIHCGMSAGRTVRLHLCGQRLWDSPHDPEWLQLLWPAPGHVRARQGPPPTPHCPL
- the C1QTNF12 gene encoding adipolin isoform X4, whose protein sequence is MHWARAAAALLWLQLVLLGGIGARREPKRPRQPGQRTEHPTATASNSEGLPGSPKPPEALGPEFSDAHMTWLNFVRRPDDGASKRRCRGRDKKSRSLSGPPGPPGPPGPPGAPGAAVNQEALLREFQEMLKEATERRFLGLLSPLLPEGTGRWLVAEAFHCGLKGPTVVDERTLLELRGFQAPTAQGAFLRGSGLSLASGRFTAPVTAIFQFSASLHVDHREPQGRARLRARDTVRALVCIESLCHRHMSLEAISGLESRGRVFTMQVQGLLHLQAGQYASIFVDNGSGTALTIQSGSSFSGLLLGT
- the C1QTNF12 gene encoding adipolin isoform X2, which produces MHWARAAAALLWLQLVLLGGIGARREPKRPRQPGQRTEHPTATASNSEGLPGSPKPPEALGPEFSDAHMTWLNFVRRPDDGASKRRCRGRDKKSRSLSGPPGPPGPPGPPGAPGAAVNQEALLREFQEMLKEATERRFLGLLSPLLPEGTGRWLVAEAFHCGLKGPTVVDERTLLELRGFQAPTAQGAFLRGSGLSLASGRFTAPVTAIFQFSASLHVDHREPQGRARLRARDTVRALVCIESLCHRHMSLEAISGLESRGRVFTMQVQGLLHLQAGVVGGDIHCGMSAGRTVRLHLCGQRLWDSPHDPEWLQLLWPAPGHVRARQGPPPTPHCPL